In the Mytilus trossulus isolate FHL-02 chromosome 1, PNRI_Mtr1.1.1.hap1, whole genome shotgun sequence genome, one interval contains:
- the LOC134727195 gene encoding N-fatty-acyl-amino acid synthase/hydrolase PM20D1.2-like isoform X3 has protein sequence MGILEALEYLLSKGFKPNRPFYIAFGHDEEVTGVDGARVVGQELKARGLKKLEFLLDEGLAVLNGFIPGIQKPVALIGIGEKGFLTLKLHVKGEAGHSSMPLKETAIGILAKAVVKIEDNPLPSMLGYGPEKEMLEHLAHEMPLAARIIMSNLWLFGPLVSWVFSQKPPTNAIIRTVTSVTMFNGGVKTNVLPSDATAYINHRIHPAQSIQEIIDYDRAIINDDRVKLSVEDSMVAASGSPSGENDFGYQIISNSIRQIWTNATTAPGMMIGNTDTKHYKEFTKNIYRFSPTVMFPGDEKRFHGVNERISKLNFEQAINFYYHIIVNSDRSTLSISHKHSDEL, from the exons ATG gGTATATTAGAAGCTTTAGAGTATCTATTGTCTAAAGGATTCAAACCAAACAGACCATTTTACATAGCATTTGGACATGATGAAGAA GTTACTGGGGTTGATGGAGCTAGAGTAGTCGGCCAAGAACTAAAAGCTAGAGGACTAAAGAAATTAGAATTCTTATTAGATGAAGGACTGGCAgttttaaatggttttattCCAGGAATACAAAAGCCTGTAGCATT AATTGGTATTGGAGAGAAAGGTTTTTTGACCTTGAAGTTACATGTGAAAGGTGAAGCAGGTCATTCCTCTATGCCACTCAAGGAAACagccattggaattttggcAAAAGCTGTTGTTAA GATAGAAGATAATCCACTGCCAAGTATGTTAGGGTATGGCCCAGAGAAAGAAATGTTAGAACATTTAGCACATGAG ATGCCATTAGCAGCCAGGATCATTATGTCTAACTTGTGGTTGTTTGGACCTCTTGTTTCTTG GGTTTTCTCACAGAAACCTCCCACAAATGCTATTATTAGAACTGTCACATCAGTAACTATGTTTAACGGAGGAGTCAag aCTAATGTATTACCATCTGATGCTACAGCCTACATAAACCATAGAATTCACCCAGCACAAAGCATTCAAGAG ataatagATTATGATAGAGCTATAATAAATGATGACAGAGTGAAATTATCAGTTGAAGATTCTATGGTAGCTGCATCTGGTTCCCCTTCTGGAGAAAATGATTTTGGGTACCAGATAATCAGTAATAGTATCAGACAAATCTGGACCAATGCCACCACAGCACCAG gaATGATGATTGGCAATACTGACACAAAACATTATAAAgagtttacaaaaaatatctaTAGATTTAGTCCAACAGTTATGTTTCCGGGTGATGAGAAACGTTTCCATGGTGTTAATGAAcgtatatcaaaattaaattttgagcAAGCTATAAACTTTTACTatcatataattgttaattCAGATAGGAGTACTTTGTCAATTTCACATAAACATAGTGATGAATTGTGA
- the LOC134727195 gene encoding N-fatty-acyl-amino acid synthase/hydrolase PM20D1.2-like isoform X1, whose product MACKQICITLVAVCSILLVIVLVRTFTLVPRKDAVIACKTADSDFIKLTDQIVKRFQRALQIKTISFKRGDYNRDQLLLLSSHLEKSFPLVHSSPLVKLDIIANYSRLYTITGSNTSLTPYLLTAHLDVVPAIPEEWEFPPFEAQIKDEYIYARGAIDFKQGIMGILEALEYLLSKGFKPNRPFYIAFGHDEEVTGVDGARVVGQELKARGLKKLEFLLDEGLAVLNGFIPGIQKPVALIGIGEKGFLTLKLHVKGEAGHSSMPLKETAIGILAKAVVKIEDNPLPSMLGYGPEKEMLEHLAHEMPLAARIIMSNLWLFGPLVSWVFSQKPPTNAIIRTVTSVTMFNGGVKTNVLPSDATAYINHRIHPAQSIQEIIDYDRAIINDDRVKLSVEDSMVAASGSPSGENDFGYQIISNSIRQIWTNATTAPGMMIGNTDTKHYKEFTKNIYRFSPTVMFPGDEKRFHGVNERISKLNFEQAINFYYHIIVNSDRSTLSISHKHSDEL is encoded by the exons ATGGCTTGCAAACAGATATGCATAACATTGGTTGCAGTTTGTTCTATCCTTTTAGTAATAGTTCTAGTTAGAACTTTCACTTTGGTCCCCAGAAAAGATGCTGTCATTGCATGTAAAACAGCTGATTCCGATTTTATCAAGCTAACTGACCAAATAGTAAAGAGGTTTCAACGAGCATTACAGATTAAAACAATATCCTTTAAACGGGGAGATTATAACAGAGACCAACTGCTTCTCCTTAGCTCACACTtggaaaaaa GTTTTCCACTTGTTCACTCGTCTCCATTAGTAAAGTTAGACATAATAGCAAACTACAGCAGACTTTATACAATAACTGGATCAAACACAAGTTTAACTCCATACCTATTAACAGCTCATTTAGATGTGGTACCAGCTATTCCAGAAGAGTGGGAGTTCCCTCCCTTTGAAGCACAAATTAAGgatgaatatatatatgcaagaGGAGCTATTGATTTTAAACAAGGAATTATG gGTATATTAGAAGCTTTAGAGTATCTATTGTCTAAAGGATTCAAACCAAACAGACCATTTTACATAGCATTTGGACATGATGAAGAA GTTACTGGGGTTGATGGAGCTAGAGTAGTCGGCCAAGAACTAAAAGCTAGAGGACTAAAGAAATTAGAATTCTTATTAGATGAAGGACTGGCAgttttaaatggttttattCCAGGAATACAAAAGCCTGTAGCATT AATTGGTATTGGAGAGAAAGGTTTTTTGACCTTGAAGTTACATGTGAAAGGTGAAGCAGGTCATTCCTCTATGCCACTCAAGGAAACagccattggaattttggcAAAAGCTGTTGTTAA GATAGAAGATAATCCACTGCCAAGTATGTTAGGGTATGGCCCAGAGAAAGAAATGTTAGAACATTTAGCACATGAG ATGCCATTAGCAGCCAGGATCATTATGTCTAACTTGTGGTTGTTTGGACCTCTTGTTTCTTG GGTTTTCTCACAGAAACCTCCCACAAATGCTATTATTAGAACTGTCACATCAGTAACTATGTTTAACGGAGGAGTCAag aCTAATGTATTACCATCTGATGCTACAGCCTACATAAACCATAGAATTCACCCAGCACAAAGCATTCAAGAG ataatagATTATGATAGAGCTATAATAAATGATGACAGAGTGAAATTATCAGTTGAAGATTCTATGGTAGCTGCATCTGGTTCCCCTTCTGGAGAAAATGATTTTGGGTACCAGATAATCAGTAATAGTATCAGACAAATCTGGACCAATGCCACCACAGCACCAG gaATGATGATTGGCAATACTGACACAAAACATTATAAAgagtttacaaaaaatatctaTAGATTTAGTCCAACAGTTATGTTTCCGGGTGATGAGAAACGTTTCCATGGTGTTAATGAAcgtatatcaaaattaaattttgagcAAGCTATAAACTTTTACTatcatataattgttaattCAGATAGGAGTACTTTGTCAATTTCACATAAACATAGTGATGAATTGTGA
- the LOC134708578 gene encoding uncharacterized protein LOC134708578, which produces MSTTGGPLSEQYPNNISFTWNTDGIPVFKSSKFSLWPFYLVINELPYKQRMMKENMILCGLWFGETKPFISLFTKPLMKSLKNLESKGIEYEIGGCKVVTQAYLICGTADLPAKSLVLNCNQFNGQYSCMRCVHPGETYKTAAGGSVHVFPYDASKSMYEERTSSNCLEDAAIATESRKTFKGIKGPSFLMTLKSYDYVKSSSIDYMHGVLLGIGKLLIKLWIGSSHSKEKFSISSYVDIIDERLLKIKPPSVITRVPRSLSEHFKYWKASEIRSWLQFYSLPVLCDILPEEYFMHFACYVQGIYLLSSDSISPVDLQKSQSLLSYFVHMFPSLYGERYVTLNMHSLLHLTQCVKDLGPLWVYSCFPFENINGVLMELFHGTQNIELQIMYSINVVQSMSLMVKGINDQNLIHFADKMNHKNNSAKAIIGTSAASFPIGASSNITLSDTLFGKLVNEVKFVPLKILSYKRISLRGNTLHSTAYTRVQVRNTYTIKYYDSAEKQFKYGCIAYYILAKKCECVKEICMCNSTLIAVIGELECTGLSIINPNFLSVDVPHINIVQKTNNVHLVDVTKILNVVVFIDIFGDDGKKFVCDFPNVKESD; this is translated from the coding sequence atgtctacaacaggTGGGCCTTTGTCAGAACAATATCCAAACAACATATCATTCACCTGGAATACAGATGGAATTCCagtttttaaaagttcaaaattttcGTTATGGCCTTTCTATCTTGTAATTAATGAATTACCTTATAAGCAAAGGATGATGAAAGAAAACATGATTCTTTGTGGTCTTTGGTTTGGTGAGACCAAACCATTTATTAGCTTATTCACAAAACCATTGATGAAGTCCTTGAAAAATCTAGAGTCTAAGGGGATAGAGTATGAAATAGGAGGCTGCAAAGTTGTAACACAAGCCTATCTTATTTGTGGTACTGCTGATCTTCCTGCTAAAAGTTTAGTTTTAAATTGCAATCAATTTAATGGACAGTACAGCTGTATGCGATGTGTGCATCCAGGAGAAACTTATAAAACTGCAGCAGGGGGATCTGTTCATGTATTTCCTTATGACGCATCAAAGTCAATGTATGAAGAGAGAACATCAAGTAATTGTTTAGAAGATGCAGCTATAGccacagaaagtagaaaaaccTTTAAAGGAATTAAAGGACCCTCTTTTCTAATGACTCTGAAATCCTATGATTATGTCAAATCTTCTTCCATTGATTACATGCATGGGGTTCTACTAGGAattggaaaattattaattaaattatgGATTGGTAGCAGTCATAGTAAGGAAAAATTTTCTATTTCTTCATATGTAGACATTATAGATGAaagattattgaaaataaagccACCATCAGTCATAACACGTGTTCCAAGATCCCTATCTGAGCATTTCAAATATTGGAAAGCATCAGAAATACGATCCTGGTTGCAGTTTTACTCATTACCTGTGCTGTGTGATATTCTGCCTGAAgaatattttatgcattttgcCTGTTATGTGCAAggaatatatttattgtcatcTGACAGTATTTCTCCTGTCGATTTACAGAAAAGTCAGAgccttttatcatattttgtacatatgttTCCATCTTTATATGGAGAACGATACGTAACATTGAATATGCACTCCTTGCTTCATCTTACACAATGTGTTAAAGATCTAGGCCCATTGTGGGTATATTCTTGTTTTccgtttgaaaatataaatggtgTTCTTATGGAGCTGTTTCATGGAACTCAGAATATTGAACTCCAAATAATGTACAGTATTAATGTTGTTCAAAGTATGTCATTGATGGTGAAAGGTATCAATGATCAAAATCTTATTCACTTTGCAGATAAAATGAATCATAAAAACAATTCTGCAAAGGCTATCATTGGAACTTCTGCTGCTTCCTTCCCAATAGGAGCAAGCAGTAATATCACATTGTCGGATACTTTGTTTGGTAAACTTGTGAATGAAGTAAAGTTTGTTCCACTTAAAATATTGTCTTACAAGAGGATTTCATTGCGGGGAAACACACTGCATTCAACTGCTTATACAAGAGTGCAAGTGAGAAACACATACACTATTAAATATTATGATTCGGctgaaaaacaattcaagtaCGGATGCATAGCTTACTATATTCTTGCGAAGAAatgtgaatgtgtcaaagaaataTGTATGTGTAATTCTACATTGATAGCTGTTATTGGAGAGTTGGAGTGTACGGGATTATCTATCATTAATCCAAATTTTTTAAGTGTAGATGTACCTCATATCAATATTGTAcagaaaacaaacaatgttCACTTGGTTGATGTTACGAAAATACTTAATGTTGTTGTATTCATAGACATTTTTGGAGATGATGGAAAAAAGTTTGTTTGTGATTTTCCAAATGTAAAAGAATCTGATTGA